The following coding sequences lie in one Arachis ipaensis cultivar K30076 chromosome B03, Araip1.1, whole genome shotgun sequence genomic window:
- the LOC107634805 gene encoding 3-ketoacyl-CoA synthase 4 (The sequence of the model RefSeq protein was modified relative to this genomic sequence to represent the inferred CDS: added 33 bases not found in genome assembly), with protein MSITNDQGVNLKHVKLGYNYLINNLFTLCFVPLIIVTSVHLSQTDLNDLHHVWLHLKFNLITILICFAFIVFGLTRYILTQSHPVYLVDFACFRPADHLKVPLHYFMEHSRLTGDFDESSLEFQRKILMRSGLGDETYAPEAMHLIPPRPSLAAARAEAEEVMFGALDNLFQNTKLKPKDIGILVVNCSVFSPTPSLSAMIVNKYKLRGNIKSFNLGGMGCSAGITAVDLAKDLLQVHRNTYAVVLSTEIITQNWYSGNKKSMLIPNCLFRVGCAALLLSNKSVDRRRAKYRLVHAVRTHLGADDKAFRCLYQEQDEAGKTSISLSKNLMDIAGNALKTNITSLGPLVLPINEQLLFFATLVMRKLFKADVKAYIPDFKLAFDHFCIHAGGRAVIDELEKNLQLLPCQVEASRMTLHRFGNTSSSTIWYELAYIEAKGRMRRGNKVWQIAFGSGFKCNSAVWEALQNVKPSPNGPWEDCIHKYPVEVPLIAQQHIS; from the coding sequence ATGAGTATCACCAATGACCAAGGTGTCAACCTCAAGCATGTCAAACTAGGCTACAACTACTTGATCAACAACCTTTTCACCTTGTGCTTTGTCCCCTTGATCATTGTAACTTCAGTCCATTTATCCCAAACTGATCTCAATGATCTCCACCATGTTTGGCTCCACCTCAAATTCAATCTCATCACCATCCTAATTTGCTTTGCTTTCATTGTCTTTGGACTTACCCGCTACATTCTCACTCAATCTCACCCTGTCTACCTCGTTGATTTCGCTTGTTTTCGCCCTGCTGACCACCTCAAGGTCCCACTCCATTACTTCATGGAGCATTCTCGGCTCACGGGGGATTTTGACGAGTCCTCCCTCGAGTTCCAGCGCAAGATTCTCATGCGCTCAGGACTCGGGGATGAGACTTATGCCCCCGAGGCCATGCATTTAATACCTCCTCGACCTTCTCTGGCTGCAGCTAGAGCTGAGGCCGAGGAGGTAATGTTTGGTGCTTTGGACAATCTTttccaaaacaccaaacttaagcctAAGGATATTGGCATTCTTGTGGTGAATTGTAGTGTGTTTAGCCCCACACCTTCACTCTCTGCCATGATTGTTAACAAATATAAGTTAAGGGGTAACATTAAGAGCTTTAATTTGGGGGGAATGGGGTGCAGTGCTGGGATTACAGCTGTTGATCTTGCCAAAGACTTGTTGCAAGTTCATAGGAATACATATGCTGTTGTTCTTAGCACTGAAATCATTACTCAGAATTGGTATTCAGGGAACAAGAAATCCATGCTCATACCCAATTGCTTGTTTCGTGTCGGCTGCGCGGCCTTGCTGCTGTCAAATAAGTCTGTTGACAGAAGAAGAGCAAAGTACAGGCTTGTTCATGCCGTGAGGACTCATCTAGGGGCCGACGACAAGGCCTTCCGGTGTCTCTATCAAGAACAGGACGAAGCCGGGAAGACCAGCATTTCCTTGTCTAAGAATTTAATGGATATTGCAGGCAATGCTCTTAAGACAAACATCACCAGTCTTGGTCCTTTGGTGCTCCCAATTAATGAGCAGCTTCTGTTTTTTGCCACATTGGTGATGAGGAAGTTGTTTAAGGCTGATGTGAAGGCTTATATACCGGATTTCAAGCttgcttttgatcatttttgCATACATGCTGGTGGCAGGGCAGTGATTGATGAGTTGGAGAAGAATCTCCAGCTTCTTCCTTGCCAAGTTGAGGCTTCTAGGATGACACTTCACCGGTTTGGAAACACTTCGTCTAGCACGATTTGGTATGAGCTGGCATATATAGAAGCCAAAGGGAGGATGAGAAGGGGAAACAAGGTATGGCAAATTGCATTTGGAAGTGGGTTTAAATGTAACAGTGCAGTTTGGGAAGCACTTCAGAATGTGAAGCCTTCTCCTAATGGACCATGGGAAGATTGCATTCATAAGTATCCTGTGGAA